GCAGCTTTCTCATGCATCTCGAGAAATTTTTTCTTTTCAGAACTTCTTTTAGCTGCTCCGGGATCAACTTTACCGGGGGTAAGTTCAACACCGGCCTCTGCCGCCAGTTGCTCTAAAGCATCTTTAAATTCAAGGCCGTTAATGTTAGAATAAAAATCGAAGATATCACCTGAAGCCTGACAACCGAAACAATAATAAAGACCTTCATCTCCGTTAACAGTAAAAGAAGCCGTCTTTTCCTGATGAAAAGGACATAATCCTTTCCACCTGCCGGAAACAGGTTTCAACTCTACATACCTTCTGACAATATCTACTAAATCGAGGCGGTCCTTGATAGCATCAATTGCTGCTCTGTCCAAAAAAAGCCTCCAGTTGCCAAAAAAAACAACTAAACCAGAATTTGCATAACACGTAGGTAAAGGTTTTGCACTAAACCAATTCAACCATAGTCATACCATCTCCTCCCTGATCTTCAGGAGCTAGAGCATAACTTGCAACCACCGGATTTTCATCAAGGAAAATATGAACCTCACGCCTTAGAGCGCCTGTTCCGCGACCATGCACGACTTCAATTGTTGTTGCGCCGCGAAGTAACGCCTGATCGAAAAACTTACCAAGTTCACTTATTGCTATATCAGCACGTTTTCCACGAAGGTCAACCTTAAGAGACATATCTCCAGACGAAGAGGCGTCAACAGAAACTACTGGCTGAGCAGAAATTTGTCCGGATTTGGCTACAGGCCCGAGTTGATCAGCAGGCATCCACATTGCCACGCCATCCATATCAACCTTCACCCTTTTTTTTCGGTCATCTTTCTCTAAAACAATACCCTTGCGATCCCAATTAATATTTAAAATATCTGAACCAACTTCAATATCATCGTATGAAAAAGTCTTAACAACAGTCTTAACACTGGCGCCGCCACCTATTTTTTCACGAGCATCCGCAAGTTTCTTTAATGCAGTTTTACGCCCAACCTTACCATCCTGCCACTCTTTCAAAACAGTTTGAGCTTGAGTTTTAATGTCATTTAATGCCGCAACACGTTCTTTTTCAAATCTTACTTCAAGCTTGTCACGTTTAGTACGAAGCTTCTCATGTTCCTTAGCAAGTTCTTCAAGCTCTAGCTCTCTGTTTACAGCAAGTTCATTCAAACGGGACATGACAGAACCAGTATCCGATCCATCCATAAGCAGATATTGCTCAGCCTTGGAGATTAAAGATTCTGGAAAACCATGTTCACGTGCAACATCTAAGGCAATAGAAGCTCCAACTTGATCATAAGCAATCCTGAACAAAGGTTTTTTCGTTCCCGGATCAAAAAGGACACTGGCGGCTCTGACTCCCTCGGTAACAAGGGCATAAGTTTTAAGTGCAGGAAAATGTGTTGCTGCAAAACAGGTAACTTTATCCTCAAGCAATCCGTCCACGACAGCCTGAGCTAACGCAGCCCCCTGTGCCGGATCAGTTCCTGAACCGAACTCATCCAGAATAAATAAAGTGGATGAATCCATTGAATCCCATATTCTGCTGATAGACTGAATTTGCGCTGAAAATGTACTTACATTTTCCTCAAGTGATTGTTCATCACCGATAATAACAAAAATTTCTTTAAAAAGAGGAAGTATTGATCCCTTTTCAACAGTAACCGGAATGCCGCTGAATGCCATAGCAGCCAAAATACCGACAGTTTTAAGGCAGACAGTTTTACCGCCAGCATTACCACCGCTGATAATAAGTACACGCTGATCGGCAGGAAGTTCAACATTTAACGGATGTACACCCATTTCCGAAGCCACAAGCAACGGATGGCGAGCTCCCTTCAAATTAAACCCTGCTCCAGCTTCAACATCAACCGCAACAGCACCCAGAGATTCAGCAAAATTAATTTTTGCCTGAAGTACATCGTAATCAACAAGAAAATTATATGCAGCTTCACATTCTGCAAGTTCACCACGGACAAGTCCGGTAAGATAAGTCAGGATCTTCAGTTCTTCCAGCCTTTCCTTTTGCTTAAGCTCCTGCATGGTGTTGTTAAGCTCAACAAGAAATAACGGCTCAAAATAACAGGTTTCACCGGTATTTGAGTAGCTGTGAATAATCCCCTGCAATCGACCTTTAAAATTCGCTTTTAGCGGCAGAACGTAACGATCAGATGAAATCGTCATGAAGTCGTCCTGCATAAAACGACTTATGTCTTCACCATGAATATAATCCCGAACTTTTTTTGAACAACGCTGATAAAGCCCTCTGAGAGAACGTCTGACATCGTAAAGTTCAGGTGAACTTTCGTCACGGATATTTCCATCAGGATCAATACAACGTTTCAAACCTGAAAATGTTTTTTCAGGCCAGTCAATTCTATCCAAAAATTCAACAATAGAATCCCACTCTCGCTTTTCAGCAATCGAAAGAGCTTCTTTAAGCAAGCGAGTCTGTCCAAGGGTCTGAACAAGTGCGAAAAGTGCATCAGTATCGAGAATATTGGTAGGCTTAATTAGAAATTTGAAAAGCCCTTCAAGCGGAGGAAAAACACTAAGCTTGAACCCAGTTTCCTTAGAAAAATTCTGACCTTGTCTGAAAAAACGAGCCGCAGAATTGATGGCATCAGCTTCTTGCATTGGAGAAAGATCAAGACATGACTGAGCTCCAGAAGAAGACACAGTGAAATTTGATAGTACTTTGAGAATCTTTGGAAACTCAAGTAATTGAAGAGATCTAGGCTCCATTTGGATTCCAGTGGGGTTGAGAGGTGATCAACATAATCCTGAAATCTCAGGGACCAATACGGAAAAAACGGCAGTACAGCCCCGGATGAGATCCGGGGCCTGCCGTTAAATACTAGTTAAAGCAGGTCGAGGTCAGGAAAGACGCGAACGTACAAGTCCACTAAGGGCTTTTCCGTCAAACTGTCCTTTATGAGCTGCGGTAATGGCTTGCATTACTTTACCCATATCCTTGATAGAAGATGCTCCGAGTTCAGCAATTACCTTTTCTACTGCAGCCTCGAGTTCCTCAGGAGAAAGCTCTGGCGGCATATAGATTGAAAGGGCTACAATTTCTACAGCCTCTTTCTCAGCAAGTTCAGGACGACCGGCACTTTCATACTGGTCAATAGCGTCCTTGCGCTGCTTAATCTGTTTTGCAACAAGATCAAGCACATCTTCATCGGTGACATTGCCACCGCCGTCAACCATACGATTCTTAACAGCTGTCTTGAGATGCCTCAAAACAGCCTTTTTAACATCATCTTTGGCCTTATAAGCCGCGATATAGTCTTTATCAATCTGCTCAATGAGAGTCATATATTAACCCATTGAAATTTTGCGCATTTTTTTAATTAACCTTTTGCGAGCAGCAGCTTTTTTCTTTTTACGCTGTACGCTAGGTTTTTCATAGTGCTGACGTTTTTTGAGTTCGGAAAGAACTCCAGCTTTTTCAACCTGTTTTTTAAAACGGCGAAGAGCTATTTCGAAATTATCAGAATCTTCAAGGTATACACCGGGCAATCAAATCACCCCCCTACATAGATCTCGCACTTAAAAAAGATGCGGAAGAGAAATCTTGTACAATCATAAACACAGTAAAGTCAAGCCTTACTGCAACAAAAAATGTTCAGCACCTAATGCAAGATGCTGAACATAAAAAAACAAAAGATGAAAGGACTAGTTATGAGCTGCTTGATTTTTAGAATCCATCCAAGCTTTCACAGCACAGTACGCAAGGCCTGCACCGAGAACAGCAATAACAGCATAAAGAACACCGAAGAAAATAAAGTGATCAGGTTGCCACCAAGGAAGATCCATCGGAAGTGGACTATGTACGGTTTCACCATGCAACATTATTAATCTCCTTTGTTATTTTACAGCGTCTTTCAACAATTTTCCTGGACGGAATTTAACAACTTTGCAAGCAGGAATTTTAATTTCATCACCAGTACGGGGATTGCGACCAACACGTTCTTTTCTTTCATCTACCTGAAAGGTTCCAAAACCTGTAAGGGTAAGTTTGCCTTCGCTTACAAGAGTTTCTTCAACGGTGTCGAGAAAATAGTTAAGGCAACGCTCTGCGTCTGCTTTAGTCATACCAGCTTTTTCAGCGATCTTTACTACTAATTCTGCCTTTGTCATCTGTCCTTCCTCCTTAAAACGGAAATTAATTATTTCGACGCACTCATCGACGTCTGCCATTGACCTCGCGTAAGTGCGAGAGTTTGGTTCAAATTCTTAGCCGAGTGATACAGAGAGATATAAAATCTCACATCCATCATTCAAGTCCAATCTTTACAAATAACCTACCCCAAAAATCAAGTATCACTCTGAGGAAAATTTGCCATGTCGAACCTTGATGAAAATCTAAAACAAAATTTTAGCCAACAAGTCAAGAGGGAAAATCGTTTTTAATGCAATTATATAGCCCTTGGAACTGTACAGGAGACAAGGATTCTGGACGATCTTTGAGCGTAAGTCCCTCTTTCTCAACCCACTCCAACATAGAATCAGAAATGAATGATTTCAATATCTTACCAAGCTGCTTCCGTCTATACTGGAAACAAAATTTAATAAGCTTTGCAAGTCCCTCAGGATCACTAGGTTTTTCTAAATCAGGGCGCAAATAAAATTTTATAACTGCGGAGTCTACCTTCGGTTTCGGCTTAAAAACTGTAGGAGGGACTTGAAAAAGATATTGGGTCTGGCAAAAACTTTGTATCCATGCACTGATCCCTCCATACTTTTTTGAACCTTGTTCAGCAGTGATTCTAAGTCCAACTTCATGCTGAACCATAAAAACGCAATTCACAGCTGGACTTTTGGCAGCGATATCCCACATAAGTTTAGAAGCGACATTGTACGGCAGGTTACCGACAATTTTCCATTTTTTAGAAGGATCAAGATTTTCCCAAACAAATTTTAAAGCATCTTCTTGAATAACTTCAGCCGTTGGATACTCTTCAGCAAGAGCAGGTGCAAGATATCTATCCTTCTCGATCAGTACCAGCTTTTTAGGGGCAGCTTCCAGTATATGTTTTGTTAATGCTCCCTGACCTGGGCCAATCTCAAGCACAGAATCTTTTTCTGAAATCTTAAGACTGTCCACAATTTTACGTGCTATATTATCATCTTGTAAAAAATTCTGACCTAAACTCTTCTTAGCCTTATGTCTGACTTCCACAAAAACTCCATTTAAAAATAATTACTTCTGGCAACTTAAAAAAAGGACCATACCTTTATGCACCCACATTCTGCAAGCTTTAGGTTGCCACCTCAAGAGAGCTCTTGTCCTATTACTTATTAAGTTGCTATAGAAACATCAAATTTACGTATCGGGAGATAATTCATGAAAAATTTTCTTAGCAACTACTTCAAAATTGAAGAACACGGCTCAACTATCAGCCGTGAAATAATAGCCGGCATGACAACCTTTGCCACCATGGCTTATATTATTATCGTCAACCCTAAAATTCTGGAAGCAGCAGGGATTCCCTTCGGACCAAGCATGGTTGCCACAATCATCAGTGCTTTTTTTGGAACCATGGCAATGGGACTTTACGCTAAAAGACCATTTGCAGTTGCGCCGTATATGGGGGAAAATGCCTTCATCGCCTTCACGGTTGTAAAAGTTATGGGTTACAGTTGGCAGACTGCCATCGGAGCAATTTTTATAGGCGGCGTTTTATTTGTAATTTTTACAACAACTGGCATAAGATCCTGGATGATTTCGGCAATTCCAAAAAATTTAAAAAATGCCTTTGTAGTAGGGATAGGACTTTTCCTTACTTTCATCGGACTTAACACTACTGGGATTGTATCAATAGGGGTTCCCGGGGCACCTATCCATCTCGGAGACATTTCAAATCCGGCTACACTTTTAGCCATCACCTGCTTTTTTCTCATGGCCATGCTAATGGCCAGAAAAGTAAACGGTGCAATCATTATTGGCATCATCGTGACAACAGTCGGAGCATTTTTCTTAGGAGTATCCACACC
This genomic interval from Desulfovibrio sp. UCD-KL4C contains the following:
- a CDS encoding Smr/MutS family protein, which codes for MEPRSLQLLEFPKILKVLSNFTVSSSGAQSCLDLSPMQEADAINSAARFFRQGQNFSKETGFKLSVFPPLEGLFKFLIKPTNILDTDALFALVQTLGQTRLLKEALSIAEKREWDSIVEFLDRIDWPEKTFSGLKRCIDPDGNIRDESSPELYDVRRSLRGLYQRCSKKVRDYIHGEDISRFMQDDFMTISSDRYVLPLKANFKGRLQGIIHSYSNTGETCYFEPLFLVELNNTMQELKQKERLEELKILTYLTGLVRGELAECEAAYNFLVDYDVLQAKINFAESLGAVAVDVEAGAGFNLKGARHPLLVASEMGVHPLNVELPADQRVLIISGGNAGGKTVCLKTVGILAAMAFSGIPVTVEKGSILPLFKEIFVIIGDEQSLEENVSTFSAQIQSISRIWDSMDSSTLFILDEFGSGTDPAQGAALAQAVVDGLLEDKVTCFAATHFPALKTYALVTEGVRAASVLFDPGTKKPLFRIAYDQVGASIALDVAREHGFPESLISKAEQYLLMDGSDTGSVMSRLNELAVNRELELEELAKEHEKLRTKRDKLEVRFEKERVAALNDIKTQAQTVLKEWQDGKVGRKTALKKLADAREKIGGGASVKTVVKTFSYDDIEVGSDILNINWDRKGIVLEKDDRKKRVKVDMDGVAMWMPADQLGPVAKSGQISAQPVVSVDASSSGDMSLKVDLRGKRADIAISELGKFFDQALLRGATTIEVVHGRGTGALRREVHIFLDENPVVASYALAPEDQGGDGMTMVELV
- a CDS encoding GatB/YqeY domain-containing protein, yielding MTLIEQIDKDYIAAYKAKDDVKKAVLRHLKTAVKNRMVDGGGNVTDEDVLDLVAKQIKQRKDAIDQYESAGRPELAEKEAVEIVALSIYMPPELSPEELEAAVEKVIAELGASSIKDMGKVMQAITAAHKGQFDGKALSGLVRSRLS
- the rpsU gene encoding 30S ribosomal protein S21, encoding MPGVYLEDSDNFEIALRRFKKQVEKAGVLSELKKRQHYEKPSVQRKKKKAAARKRLIKKMRKISMG
- a CDS encoding HU family DNA-binding protein, whose protein sequence is MADVDECVEIINFRFKEEGQMTKAELVVKIAEKAGMTKADAERCLNYFLDTVEETLVSEGKLTLTGFGTFQVDERKERVGRNPRTGDEIKIPACKVVKFRPGKLLKDAVK
- the rsmA gene encoding 16S rRNA (adenine(1518)-N(6)/adenine(1519)-N(6))-dimethyltransferase RsmA codes for the protein MEVRHKAKKSLGQNFLQDDNIARKIVDSLKISEKDSVLEIGPGQGALTKHILEAAPKKLVLIEKDRYLAPALAEEYPTAEVIQEDALKFVWENLDPSKKWKIVGNLPYNVASKLMWDIAAKSPAVNCVFMVQHEVGLRITAEQGSKKYGGISAWIQSFCQTQYLFQVPPTVFKPKPKVDSAVIKFYLRPDLEKPSDPEGLAKLIKFCFQYRRKQLGKILKSFISDSMLEWVEKEGLTLKDRPESLSPVQFQGLYNCIKNDFPS